From Coleofasciculus sp. FACHB-T130, the proteins below share one genomic window:
- a CDS encoding phosphoribosylanthranilate isomerase: MRVKICGITKPDQGQAIAQLGATALGFICVSSSPRYVSAVQIRSVMERLPPDVERIGVFANTTLEEIYQCVAVANLTGVQLHGGETPEFCRQLRQLLPSVEIIKALRVKTLEDLTQADIYAECANTLLLDAYHPQMLGGTGKTLDWKNLQQFNPSCPWLLAGGLTPDNILDAIAQLHPSGIDLSSGVERSPGDKDLNRVADLFEKLRGTRFKL, translated from the coding sequence ATGCGAGTCAAGATTTGCGGGATTACCAAACCAGATCAGGGGCAAGCGATCGCGCAACTGGGAGCAACCGCCCTAGGATTTATTTGCGTGTCCTCCTCCCCGCGCTACGTCAGTGCAGTTCAAATCCGCTCCGTGATGGAACGCTTACCCCCTGACGTTGAGCGGATTGGTGTCTTTGCCAACACAACGCTGGAAGAAATCTATCAATGTGTCGCCGTCGCTAACTTGACAGGCGTGCAGTTACATGGCGGAGAAACACCAGAATTTTGCCGTCAGTTGCGCCAATTGCTGCCCAGCGTGGAAATCATCAAAGCGCTGAGAGTGAAAACTCTAGAGGATTTAACTCAGGCGGATATCTATGCAGAGTGTGCGAATACCTTGTTGCTGGACGCCTATCATCCCCAAATGTTGGGAGGTACTGGCAAAACGTTGGACTGGAAGAACCTCCAACAGTTCAATCCTAGCTGTCCCTGGTTGCTTGCCGGTGGCTTGACACCAGACAATATTTTGGACGCGATCGCTCAATTGCATCCTAGCGGGATTGATTTATCGAGTGGTGTCGAGCGATCGCCGGGAGATAAAGATTTAAATCGAGTTGCGGATTTATTTGAGAAACTGCGGGGAACACGGTTCAAGTTGTAG